One stretch of Lemur catta isolate mLemCat1 chromosome 2, mLemCat1.pri, whole genome shotgun sequence DNA includes these proteins:
- the MSLN gene encoding mesothelin isoform X1, which yields MASLATRPPGGARGTAPLGSLLLLLLSPGWGQPWPDQAGETGQEAALPDPVLANASSFASLPPGLLLGFSCAEVSGLSTERVRELALAVGRKNVTLRVDQLRCLARGLSAHRVPEDLDAFPPDLLLFLDPAGLSGPQACARFFSRVSAASVDLLPRAAPERQRLLAAALACRGVRGSRVSAADVRALGGLACDLPGRFVADSPAALLPRLAGCPGPLDQDQQEAARAALQGGGPPYGSPSTWTVSTLDTLQGLLPVLGPDTIRSIPKGVMTSWLQRTYGSPSWQRLELTLVLPRFRRDAENMTCPPGREARVVDENLVLYQDWELEACVDGALLAAQMDRVNANPFTYQQLDIFKRKLDKVYPHGYPESLVQRLGCFFLRMSPQDVRKWNVTSLRTVHALLRVSRGRRVDAQVAALIARYVSGGGQLHRDTLDALAGFRPAYLCSFSPEQLGAVPPSILWAVEPQDLDTCSPRQLGVLYPKARLAFRNVSGAVYLLKIQSFLGGASTEDLRVLSQRNVSMDVATFRKLPKEAVVGLTVLEVQRLLGPHVGGLTAEQRRSPVWDWILRQRQDDLDAMGLGLQGGVPNGYLVLDLGGRRRQAEADGPEPRSLPGALSGGRRLLGPGPVLSATLTLPLALGRH from the exons ATGGCCTCGCTGGCGACTCGGCCCCCCGGGGGGGCCCGCGGGACTGCCCCCCTCGGcagcctcctgctcctgctcctcagCCCCG ggtgggggcagccctGGCCGGACCAGGCCGGAGAGACAGGACAG GAGGCTGCGCTCCCAGACCCGGTCTTGGCCAATGCGTCCAGCTTCGCCAG cctccccccagGCCTCCTCCTTGGCTTCTCGTGCGCCGAGGTGTCCGGCCTGAGCACGGAGCGTGTCCGGGAGCTGGCCTTGGCCGTGGGGCGGAAGAATGTCACACTCCGAGTGGATCAG CTGCGCTGCCTGGCGCGCGGGCTCTCTGCGCACCGCGTGCCTGAGGACCTGGACGCCTTCCCGCCGGACCTGCTGCTGTTCCTCGA CCCGGCCGGGCTCTCGGGGCCCCAGGCCTGCGCCCGCTTCTTCTCCCGCGTCTCTGCGGCCAGCGTGGACCTGCTCCCACGGGCGGCTCCGGAGCGGCAGCGGCTGCTGGCCGCAGCTCTGGCCTGCCGG GGTGTGCGGGGGTCCCGGGTGAGCGCGGCTGACGTGCGGGCTCTGGGCGGCCTGGCCTGCGACCTGCCCGGGCGCTTCGTGGCTGACTCGCCGGCGGCCCTCCTCCCCCGGCTGGCCGGCTGCCCCGGACCCCTGGACCAGGACCAGCAGGAGGCAGCCCGGGCTGCCCTGCAGGGCGGAGGACCCCCCTACGG CTCCCCGTCGACGTGGACAGTCTCCACCCTGGACACCCTGCAGGGCCTGCTGCCCGTGCTGGGCCCGGACACCATCCGCAGCATCCCCAAG GGCGTCATGACCTCGTGGCTGCAGCGCACCTATGGGAGCCCGTCCTGGCAGCGGCTGGAGCTGACCCTGGTCCTCCCGAGGTTCCGCCGGGACGCAGAGA ACATGACCTGCCCCCCGGGGCGGGAGGCCCGCGTGGTGGACGAGAACCTCGTCCTCTACCAGGACTGGGAGCTGGAGGCCTGTGTGGACGGGGCCCTGCTGGCCGCCCAGATGGACCGCGTGAACGCCAACCCCTTCACCTACCAGCAGCTCGACATCTTTAAGCGCAAGCTGGACAAG GTCTACCCGCACGGCTACCCCGAGTCCCTCGTCCAGCGGCTGGGCTGCTTCTTCCTCAGGATGAGCCCCCAGGACGTCCGCAAGTGGAACGTGACGTCCCTGCGCACCGTCCACGCTCTGCTCCGCGTcagcaggggcaggagggtggaTGCCCAG GTGGCCGCCCTGATTGCACGATACGTGTCGGGAGGCGGCCAGTTGCACAGGGACACCCTGGACGCCCTGGCTGGCTTCCGCCCCGCCTACCTGTGCTCCTTCAGCCCCGAGCAGCTGGGCGCTGTGCCCCCCAGCATCCTCTG GGCAGTGGAGCCCCAGGACCTGGACACGTGCAGCCCGAGGCAGCTGGGCGTCCTGTACCCCAAGGCCCGCCTGGCCTTCCGGAACGTGAGCGGGGCTGTGTACTTGCTGAAGATCCAGTCCTTCCTGG GCGGGGCCTCCACGGAGGACCTACGGGTGCTCAGCCAGCGGAACGTGAGCATGGACGTGGCCACCTTCAGGAAGCTGCCGAAGGAGGCTGTGGTG GGGCTGACGGTGCTCGAGGTGCAGAGACTCCTGGGGCCGCACGTCGGGGGCCTGACGGCCGAGCAGCGGCGCAGCCCGGTGTGGGACTGGATCCTGCGGCAGCGGCAGGACGACCTGGACGccatggggctggggctgcagggcggTGTCCCCAACGGGTACCTGGTCCTGGACCTCGGGGGGCGGCGCCGGCAGGCGGAGGCGGACGGGCCTGAGCCCCGCTCTCTCCCAGGGGCCCTGTCCGGGGGGCGCCGCCTACTCGGCCCCGGCCCTGTGCTCTCTGCCACCCTGACTCTGCCCCTGGCTTTGGGCCGGCACTGA
- the MSLN gene encoding mesothelin isoform X2 — MSHSEWISCAAWRAGSLRTACLRTWTPSRRTCCCSSTLSLRSPAGLSGPQACARFFSRVSAASVDLLPRAAPERQRLLAAALACRGVRGSRVSAADVRALGGLACDLPGRFVADSPAALLPRLAGCPGPLDQDQQEAARAALQGGGPPYGSPSTWTVSTLDTLQGLLPVLGPDTIRSIPKGVMTSWLQRTYGSPSWQRLELTLVLPRFRRDAENMTCPPGREARVVDENLVLYQDWELEACVDGALLAAQMDRVNANPFTYQQLDIFKRKLDKVYPHGYPESLVQRLGCFFLRMSPQDVRKWNVTSLRTVHALLRVSRGRRVDAQVAALIARYVSGGGQLHRDTLDALAGFRPAYLCSFSPEQLGAVPPSILWAVEPQDLDTCSPRQLGVLYPKARLAFRNVSGAVYLLKIQSFLGGASTEDLRVLSQRNVSMDVATFRKLPKEAVVGLTVLEVQRLLGPHVGGLTAEQRRSPVWDWILRQRQDDLDAMGLGLQGGVPNGYLVLDLGGRRRQAEADGPEPRSLPGALSGGRRLLGPGPVLSATLTLPLALGRH, encoded by the exons ATGTCACACTCCGAGTGGATCAG CTGCGCTGCCTGGCGCGCGGGCTCTCTGCGCACCGCGTGCCTGAGGACCTGGACGCCTTCCCGCCGGACCTGCTGCTGTTCCTCGA CGCTCTCCCTCCGCAGCCCGGCCGGGCTCTCGGGGCCCCAGGCCTGCGCCCGCTTCTTCTCCCGCGTCTCTGCGGCCAGCGTGGACCTGCTCCCACGGGCGGCTCCGGAGCGGCAGCGGCTGCTGGCCGCAGCTCTGGCCTGCCGG GGTGTGCGGGGGTCCCGGGTGAGCGCGGCTGACGTGCGGGCTCTGGGCGGCCTGGCCTGCGACCTGCCCGGGCGCTTCGTGGCTGACTCGCCGGCGGCCCTCCTCCCCCGGCTGGCCGGCTGCCCCGGACCCCTGGACCAGGACCAGCAGGAGGCAGCCCGGGCTGCCCTGCAGGGCGGAGGACCCCCCTACGG CTCCCCGTCGACGTGGACAGTCTCCACCCTGGACACCCTGCAGGGCCTGCTGCCCGTGCTGGGCCCGGACACCATCCGCAGCATCCCCAAG GGCGTCATGACCTCGTGGCTGCAGCGCACCTATGGGAGCCCGTCCTGGCAGCGGCTGGAGCTGACCCTGGTCCTCCCGAGGTTCCGCCGGGACGCAGAGA ACATGACCTGCCCCCCGGGGCGGGAGGCCCGCGTGGTGGACGAGAACCTCGTCCTCTACCAGGACTGGGAGCTGGAGGCCTGTGTGGACGGGGCCCTGCTGGCCGCCCAGATGGACCGCGTGAACGCCAACCCCTTCACCTACCAGCAGCTCGACATCTTTAAGCGCAAGCTGGACAAG GTCTACCCGCACGGCTACCCCGAGTCCCTCGTCCAGCGGCTGGGCTGCTTCTTCCTCAGGATGAGCCCCCAGGACGTCCGCAAGTGGAACGTGACGTCCCTGCGCACCGTCCACGCTCTGCTCCGCGTcagcaggggcaggagggtggaTGCCCAG GTGGCCGCCCTGATTGCACGATACGTGTCGGGAGGCGGCCAGTTGCACAGGGACACCCTGGACGCCCTGGCTGGCTTCCGCCCCGCCTACCTGTGCTCCTTCAGCCCCGAGCAGCTGGGCGCTGTGCCCCCCAGCATCCTCTG GGCAGTGGAGCCCCAGGACCTGGACACGTGCAGCCCGAGGCAGCTGGGCGTCCTGTACCCCAAGGCCCGCCTGGCCTTCCGGAACGTGAGCGGGGCTGTGTACTTGCTGAAGATCCAGTCCTTCCTGG GCGGGGCCTCCACGGAGGACCTACGGGTGCTCAGCCAGCGGAACGTGAGCATGGACGTGGCCACCTTCAGGAAGCTGCCGAAGGAGGCTGTGGTG GGGCTGACGGTGCTCGAGGTGCAGAGACTCCTGGGGCCGCACGTCGGGGGCCTGACGGCCGAGCAGCGGCGCAGCCCGGTGTGGGACTGGATCCTGCGGCAGCGGCAGGACGACCTGGACGccatggggctggggctgcagggcggTGTCCCCAACGGGTACCTGGTCCTGGACCTCGGGGGGCGGCGCCGGCAGGCGGAGGCGGACGGGCCTGAGCCCCGCTCTCTCCCAGGGGCCCTGTCCGGGGGGCGCCGCCTACTCGGCCCCGGCCCTGTGCTCTCTGCCACCCTGACTCTGCCCCTGGCTTTGGGCCGGCACTGA